The following coding sequences lie in one Niabella agricola genomic window:
- a CDS encoding SGNH/GDSL hydrolase family protein — protein sequence MRRWKLFVLICSLGYVQGHAQQDPQDALEACRPRMGLPHFFAKLEKGGPVTIAYLGGSITAASGGWRDQSADWFQKVFTKAQIHQINAGVGGTGSSLGVFRLQKDVLTFKPDLVFVEFAVNDGGPYIHQTMEGIVRKIWKDNLATDICFVYTLAESMLPTLNQGHLVPSMLAMEHIAQHYGIPSVQMGLKVLSLLKDHQIIFQGKQGEAVPAFSGDGVHPHTQTGHRIYTEALIQAMQQIKGITQLPARNLKKPYTTDNWEDAVMVSADQLLQTGKWTNITQTTDSLGAAWKQRFPHLLRADSAGAEIRVSFKGRLAGLYDLVGPGCGQYAINIDNDTSFLMPRFDRHATYYRSHYFLLPELPSGSHQITFKVSEQLLDKQRILGAKAPRKPGLEANFKQHACFAGYLLLLGTLSK from the coding sequence ATGAGACGATGGAAGCTTTTCGTTTTGATTTGTTCGTTGGGATATGTACAGGGACATGCACAACAGGATCCGCAGGATGCGCTGGAGGCATGCAGGCCGCGTATGGGATTACCGCACTTCTTTGCAAAACTTGAAAAAGGTGGTCCTGTAACCATTGCATACCTGGGGGGTAGTATTACTGCTGCATCGGGCGGCTGGAGGGACCAGTCCGCAGATTGGTTTCAAAAAGTGTTTACCAAAGCGCAGATCCACCAGATCAATGCAGGAGTAGGAGGAACAGGCTCTTCCCTGGGCGTTTTCCGTCTTCAAAAAGATGTGCTGACATTCAAACCAGATTTGGTTTTTGTTGAGTTCGCTGTAAATGACGGAGGACCCTATATTCATCAAACGATGGAGGGGATTGTACGAAAAATATGGAAAGACAACCTGGCTACGGATATTTGCTTTGTTTATACACTCGCGGAAAGCATGCTGCCTACACTGAATCAGGGCCACCTGGTTCCATCAATGCTTGCGATGGAGCACATTGCACAGCATTACGGAATACCATCTGTGCAGATGGGGCTAAAAGTATTATCCTTATTAAAAGATCATCAAATCATTTTTCAGGGAAAGCAGGGCGAGGCAGTACCGGCGTTTTCGGGCGATGGCGTGCATCCTCATACGCAAACCGGTCACCGGATTTATACGGAAGCGCTGATTCAGGCCATGCAGCAAATAAAAGGGATCACTCAATTACCTGCCCGAAATCTTAAAAAACCCTATACAACCGATAATTGGGAAGACGCAGTCATGGTTTCGGCTGATCAGTTGTTGCAGACAGGGAAATGGACGAATATTACTCAAACCACAGATAGCCTGGGCGCTGCATGGAAACAACGGTTCCCGCACCTGCTTAGGGCAGACAGCGCGGGCGCTGAGATCCGGGTTTCATTTAAGGGCAGGCTTGCAGGCCTTTATGACCTGGTGGGTCCCGGTTGTGGCCAGTATGCGATTAACATAGACAATGATACCAGTTTTTTGATGCCCCGGTTTGACCGGCATGCCACATACTACCGTTCTCACTATTTCCTGTTACCGGAACTGCCTTCCGGTTCCCATCAAATCACATTTAAAGTATCGGAACAGCTTTTGGATAAACAACGGATCCTGGGAGCCAAAGCTCCCCGCAAACCGGGTCTGGAAGCGAATTTTAAACAACATGCCTGTTTTGCGGGATATCTGTTGCTCTTGGGAACACTTAGCAAATAA